The genomic region GCGACTGATGCTCGAGTCGACACTCGCGGCGCACAACGGCTAGCCCGATCGAGCGGTCGCACCCTAACACTCAGGCAGCGGAACTGAGCTTGAGGAACTGCTCGACCCCCAACCGCTCGAAGACCTGCGCGCGCCGGCGCGGCAATTGCGCGGTGACGGCCTGTCGGTCGAGCAGCTGTGGGTCGGCGACGTCGTAGTCGCGGCCCTGGTATGTCACGACCGCCTCGCCGGAAGCCTGCACGTTGCGCAGCCAGTCGACGTGCGTGCCGTACGGCAGGGGGATGATGAATCCATCATCGACTCGGTCGGCCACGACCGGGGTGGCGTAGTGGTACCCGGATCGGCGGCCGACGTGCCGGATCACCGAGGCGTACCAGTGCCTGCGACCGGCCAAGTGCATCATCACCGGATTCAGTAGGTACTTGTTGAACGTACGCACGGTGTTTTTCACCGAGGTCACTGCGCTCGAAGGCATGCCCTGATCGTCCCGTCCGGTGTCCTGCCGGTACAGGGCCCTCCGGAGGCGGCTCGAGGGACCAAAGACATAACCGATGGTCAGCCGTCGTCTCCGTGGCCCGCGGCCGGTAACTGATCTTGGGTGACTTTCGTCTCTACCGCCGTCGAAGCGACAAGCCGACGATGGGTTGCGACGACCGTGATTGAGAGGGAACGCCGATGGCGCCGAGTGACTGGCTCAACCTGACGACCGCGGAACTCGACACCGTCGCGTGGCGGTTTCTGCGCTCCGAGTTCGCCACACCGAGCTACGCCGACTGGTCGCTGGACCGCCGGCTGGATGCCTTCCTCTCGCATCACGGGCCGGCGGACATCCTCGTCGACGGGTCGGCTTACAGCGCACTGCTGGACCGGGTCATGGTGAACATCGGCCCGGCCCGGCGCAACGGCGTCCTGTCATTACCGAACCTCGTGAGGCAGCCATGACGACCATCACCAAGACGGGCGCGGACTGGAAGGTTCCGCCCAACTTCACCGACTACGACCGGACCCGGGCGGACTTCCGCTGGTCGGCGGCGCCCGATCCGTGTGAGGGAATGCCGAACGGCGGGTGCAACATCGCCTATGCGGCGGTCGACCGCCATGCCGACGGGCCTTTGGCGTCGCGAACGGCGTTGCGGTTCGTCTCCGACACCGGCCCCGGCGGTGACCTGGTCAGCCATGATCTCAGTTACGCCGAACTCGGCCGTCGCACCCGCCGGTTCACCAACGTGCTGCGCAGCCTGGGTGTCGGCAAGGGCGACCGCGTCTTCCTGATCATGGGTCGCATTCCGGAGTTGTACGTCGCGATGCTCGGCGCGCTGCGCAACGGCAGCGTGGTATCCCCGCTGTTCTCGGCGTTCGGGCCCGAACCCATCGCCACCCGCGTCACCATCGGTGAGGCCACCGTGCTGGTGACGACGAAGGCCCTCTACAAGCGCAAGATCGCCAAGGTCCGCGACCAGTTGCCGTCGGTGCGTCACATCCTGCTGGTCGACGGATCCGAGACCGAACCCGTGCCCGGCACCCTGAGCCTCGCGCAGCTGATGGCCGAGGCCTCCGAGGACGCCCCGATCGAGCCCACCACCGCTGAGGACCCTTCGCTACTGCATTTCACCAGCGGCACCACCGGCACCCCAAAGGGCGCTCGCCACGTCCACGGCGCGGTGACGATGCACTACCTCACCGGCCTGTACGCCCTGGACCTTCATCGCGATGACATCTATTGGTGCACAGCCGATCCAGGCTGGGTCACCGGCACCTCCTACGGTGTCATCGCACCGCTGCTGCACGGGATTACCTCGATCATCGACGAAGCCGAGTTCGACGCCGAGCGCTGGTACCGCATCCTTGCCGACGAGGGCGTCACGGTGTGGTACACCGCTCCGACGGCCATTCGCATGCTGATCAAGGCCGGCCCGGAAGTCGCAGCGCGGTATCGATTCCCGCAGCTGCGGTTCGTCGCCAGCGTCGGTGAGCCGCTCAACGCCGAGGCGGTCTGGTGGGGGAAGCGGGTGCTCGGGTTGCCGATTCACGACAACTGGTGGCAGACCGAAACGGGCGGCATCATGATCGCCAACACCCCTGCGTTCGACATCAAGCCGGGTTCGATGGGTCGGCCATTGCCTGGGGTCGACGCATCCGTCATCACTCGCGGTGACGACGGCACCGTCTCGGTGATCGAGGAACCCGACGTCGAGGGCGAGCTGGCGCTTAAGCCGGGATGGCCGTCCATGTTCCGCTTGTATCTGAATCAGGACGAGCGCTACCGCAAGTGCTTTGCCAACGGGCTGTATCTGACCGGCGATCTGGCCAAGCGCGACGCCGACGGCTACTTCTGGTTCGTCGGGCGCGCCGACGACGTCATCAAGTCCGCCGGACACCTGATCGGGCCCTTCGAGGTGGAGAATGCGATGACCGACCACCCGGCCGTGGCCGAGGCCGCGGTCATCGGCATGCCGGACCCGACGGTCGGCGAAATGGTCAAGGCGTTCGTCACGCTGAAGGACGGCTTCACCGCCGATGAGGACCTGCGGCTGGAACTCCTGGGCCACGCCCGCAAGCACCTTGGGGCGGCGGTCGCGCCCAAAGAGATCGAATTCGTCGACTCGCTGCCGCACACCCGCAGCGGGAAGATCATGCGGCGCTTGCTCAAGGCCCGCGAACTCGGCCTGCCCGAAGGCGACACGTCCACCGTCGAGGCGCCCCAGCCGCAGCAGGTGCCCTCATGACGAACGCGGAGCTGGCGTGCGCGCTTCTGACCGACATGGTGCGCGTGCGGTTGATGGAGGAGAAGTGCGCTGAGCTGTACAGCGCGGCCAAGATCCGCGGCTTCCTGCACCTCTACGTCGGCGAGGAAGCGGTGGCCGCCGGCTCACTTGAGGTTCTGGAACCCGAGGATGCGGTGGTGGCCACCTACCGCGACCATGCGCACGCCCTGCTGCGCGGGGTGCCGATGACCAAGATCATGGCCGAGATGTTCGGCAAGCAGGAGGGTTGCTCACGAGGGCGCGGCGGTTCGATGCACCTGTTCGACGCGGACGTCCGGTTCTACGGCGGCAACGCGATCGTCGCCGGCGGGCTGCCGCTGGCGGTGGGTCTGGCGCTGGCCGATAAGCAGTTGGGCCGCAA from Mycobacterium sp. IDR2000157661 harbors:
- the acsA gene encoding acetate--CoA ligase, which produces MTTITKTGADWKVPPNFTDYDRTRADFRWSAAPDPCEGMPNGGCNIAYAAVDRHADGPLASRTALRFVSDTGPGGDLVSHDLSYAELGRRTRRFTNVLRSLGVGKGDRVFLIMGRIPELYVAMLGALRNGSVVSPLFSAFGPEPIATRVTIGEATVLVTTKALYKRKIAKVRDQLPSVRHILLVDGSETEPVPGTLSLAQLMAEASEDAPIEPTTAEDPSLLHFTSGTTGTPKGARHVHGAVTMHYLTGLYALDLHRDDIYWCTADPGWVTGTSYGVIAPLLHGITSIIDEAEFDAERWYRILADEGVTVWYTAPTAIRMLIKAGPEVAARYRFPQLRFVASVGEPLNAEAVWWGKRVLGLPIHDNWWQTETGGIMIANTPAFDIKPGSMGRPLPGVDASVITRGDDGTVSVIEEPDVEGELALKPGWPSMFRLYLNQDERYRKCFANGLYLTGDLAKRDADGYFWFVGRADDVIKSAGHLIGPFEVENAMTDHPAVAEAAVIGMPDPTVGEMVKAFVTLKDGFTADEDLRLELLGHARKHLGAAVAPKEIEFVDSLPHTRSGKIMRRLLKARELGLPEGDTSTVEAPQPQQVPS
- a CDS encoding nitroreductase/quinone reductase family protein: MPSSAVTSVKNTVRTFNKYLLNPVMMHLAGRRHWYASVIRHVGRRSGYHYATPVVADRVDDGFIIPLPYGTHVDWLRNVQASGEAVVTYQGRDYDVADPQLLDRQAVTAQLPRRRAQVFERLGVEQFLKLSSAA